One Salmo trutta chromosome 24, fSalTru1.1, whole genome shotgun sequence genomic region harbors:
- the LOC115161507 gene encoding solute carrier family 15 member 1-like gives MKAVLQAGWLFTVAIGNFIVLIVAEIAQIEEQWAEFVLFASLLAAVCVIFSIMAYFYTYMDPAEIEAQFRDKGGKEESDKEELQMQKKDLVDHHNEDDEAKQTKM, from the exons ATGAAGGCAGTGCTACAAGCAGGCTGGCTGTTCACTGTAGCTATTGGCAACTTTATTGTCCTTATTGTGGCTGAGATTGCACAGATCGAAGAACAG TGGGCAGAGTTTGTCCTCTTCGCCTCCCTCCTAGCGGCAGTGTGTGTCATCTTCTCCATCATGGCCTATTTCTATACCTACATGGACCCTGCAGAGATCGAGGCCCAGTTCAGGGACAAAGGTGGTAAGGAAGAATCAGACAAAGAGGAGCTTCAAATGCAGAAGAAAGATCTCGTAGACCATCACAATGAAGATGATGAAGCCAAACAAACTAAAATGTAA